DNA sequence from the Alphaproteobacteria bacterium genome:
TATGGGGGCCATCGATGAAATTGCGTGGCAGGCGCAAAAAACATCTTCGGCTAGTATCGGGGGCAACGCCAAAGCCGAGCCGCTGGCGCAGGAAAAATTCTCAACGGGACTCGAAGCCCAAGCGAATGTTCGCCGGCTCCCCCGCGTCATTTCTCTTCGTTTGGGCCGGCATCTCTGCCCTGATCGGAATCCTGATTTGGAATAATTATGGAAGCGAAGGATTCCTTTGGGACACGGACGTTATCACGGGCACGGTCACGCACGTCCGCGACGGCGACACGATCGAGGTAGACGGCGTTCCAATCCGATTTGAGGGCGTGGCTGCGCCGGAGCTCAAAGAACGATACGGCCGCGAATCAAAGTATTTCATGGTGGATCTGGTGAGCGGCAAGGAAGTGCGTTGCGAGCTTACCGGCGAGCGCAGCTATGACCGTTACATCGGCAACTGCTTCCCCGATGGTGAGGATATTGGCGCGTTGACTATCGCTGCAGGATTGGCGCGTGATTGTCCTAGATTTTCTGGCGGCAGATACGAAGAGCTAGAAATCCCAGCTTAAAACGTCTGCCCTTTCCGGGCTATTGCCGATGATGGGGAGACACAAGGGGTATGTCACATGGACATAATTGCCGCTGCCCGCGCCCAGCTTCACGAAGCCAACCGTTTTCTCGAATCTGTCCCGCCCAATTGCCGCCGGCATGTAAAGCCGGCGCTTGAGCACGTAGAGCTTGCAATCGAGCAATTGACAGAGGTTACGAATCCAACTGAGACATCGGAGTAGATCGTGCTCAACAATCGCGAGTGCTAATGTTTTCGGCTAACATTTTCTGTCACGCGTCGTTGCTGGCCCCACGGGAGGATCTCGTTGAATGATTGTCCTGCGATTGCGAGCTATGCCCGAAAGTTGGTGACGGCGTGGTCAGGCGGCGGTTTGGATTTGCTTGATACCGTCCTTGAATGTCACTCCTTGGATGACCTCGTCGAGGTGGTTTGATCCATCGAGCCTGCGCCATTTCTTCCTGGCGCTCAACAGCAGTTTGAAGACCATGGCGAGCGCGGTCTTGCGACTGAGGCAGCCCTTGGTCTTGGTGGTCCTGAGCC
Encoded proteins:
- a CDS encoding thermonuclease family protein codes for the protein MFAGSPASFLFVWAGISALIGILIWNNYGSEGFLWDTDVITGTVTHVRDGDTIEVDGVPIRFEGVAAPELKERYGRESKYFMVDLVSGKEVRCELTGERSYDRYIGNCFPDGEDIGALTIAAGLARDCPRFSGGRYEELEIPA
- a CDS encoding IS256 family transposase — protein: LRTTKTKGCLSRKTALAMVFKLLLSARKKWRRLDGSNHLDEVIQGVTFKDGIKQIQTAA